From Dehalococcoidia bacterium, the proteins below share one genomic window:
- a CDS encoding phosphoglycerate kinase, whose amino-acid sequence MKKTVRDVNVDGKRVLVRVDFNVPFDRTGAIADDNRIRAALPTIEYLRDRNAAVILCSHLGRPDGKVVESLRLRPVAERLAQLLGRPVKTAPDCVGPEVEAAVAELKPGEILLLENLRFHAEEEKNDPEFARRLASLADIYVNDAFGTAHRAHASTEGVARLLPAVAGFLMMKELEVLGRLLTNPARPFAAILGGAKISTKIGVLTHLLPKIDILLLGGGIASTFLKALGTPVGQSLVEDDYIETARDILKQAEQRGVPVLLPTDVVIAEEFAADAEHMTVSVGGIPPNWRIMDVGHDTLSTFRDALDDCGTIFWNGTLGVAEFPAFAEGSLSLALYLADLRSTVVIGGGETAALVEQAGLRDRYTHVSTGGGASLEFLEGRVLPGVAALDDA is encoded by the coding sequence ATGAAGAAGACAGTCAGGGACGTCAACGTCGACGGCAAGCGCGTCCTGGTGCGAGTCGATTTCAACGTCCCATTCGACCGGACGGGCGCGATTGCGGACGACAACCGAATCCGTGCCGCCCTGCCGACAATCGAGTATCTCCGGGACCGGAACGCCGCGGTGATCCTTTGCTCGCACCTCGGCCGACCGGACGGGAAGGTGGTGGAGTCGCTGCGGCTGCGCCCGGTGGCTGAGAGGCTGGCGCAGCTACTCGGCCGGCCGGTGAAGACCGCGCCCGACTGTGTGGGGCCTGAGGTCGAGGCGGCCGTCGCGGAACTGAAGCCGGGCGAGATACTGCTCCTCGAGAACCTGAGGTTTCACGCGGAGGAAGAAAAGAACGACCCGGAGTTCGCGCGCCGGCTGGCGTCGCTCGCGGATATCTACGTGAACGACGCCTTCGGCACGGCGCACCGCGCGCACGCTTCGACAGAAGGGGTTGCGCGGCTGCTGCCGGCCGTGGCGGGCTTCTTGATGATGAAGGAACTGGAGGTGCTGGGGCGGTTGCTCACCAATCCCGCGCGGCCCTTCGCGGCCATCCTCGGCGGGGCGAAGATCAGCACCAAGATCGGGGTGCTCACGCACCTCCTCCCCAAGATCGACATCCTCCTGCTCGGCGGCGGCATTGCCTCGACCTTCCTCAAGGCCCTGGGCACGCCGGTGGGGCAGTCGCTGGTGGAGGATGACTACATCGAGACGGCGCGGGACATCCTGAAGCAGGCCGAGCAGCGAGGCGTGCCAGTGCTGCTGCCGACGGACGTGGTCATCGCGGAGGAGTTCGCGGCGGACGCGGAGCACATGACGGTCTCGGTAGGGGGGATCCCGCCCAACTGGCGGATTATGGACGTGGGGCACGACACGCTCAGCACGTTTCGGGACGCCCTGGATGACTGCGGCACCATCTTCTGGAACGGGACGCTGGGCGTGGCGGAGTTCCCGGCGTTCGCGGAGGGGTCCCTCTCGCTGGCGCTGTACCTCGCCGACCTGCGCTCGACAGTGGTCATCGGCGGCGGGGAGACGGCCGCGCTCGTAGAGCAGGCAGGACTGCGGGACCGCTACACGCACGTCTCTACCGGCGGGGGCGCCTCGCTCGAGTTCCTCGAAGGCCGGGTCCTGCCCGGCGTGGCCGCTCTGGACGACGCTT